The DNA sequence TATAATTCAGACCCTTCTAGCTTCCCTGTACTCCTCCCTGGCAAGTTAtaggaggagtgtggaggagtttGGTAGCAGAGTGAAACTAGGTCTTTAACAGATGATGTATGCTTTGTGCTGCATGTTAGTTTCTGCACTCAGCCTAAAATGGCAGCAGTGTGTGAAGGCTTTCATTGAATGTCTTTTAATGTCCTTGCTTTAATTACCCTGTGGTATGAACAATGTGTGTATAGTCATACCTCTGATAATGCAGCACTGATCCATTACAGTGCCCTTGGTCCCAGCATCATCAATAGCCATTCTGTTGTGGCCATTCTATCAGTACCCATTTCCTGCCTGTTGATTTAGCACATATCCTATAGtgctgtgggcctgtgttttctttGGGAATATGCCTTCACCTACTGGTGGGCTACCCAGAGACAGTTGGTGGACTGCTATGGAAAACAGGATGATGGACAAAAAGGACTATTATACTGTACAagcagggcttctcttatgttccttttgttgttgtttttttgttaaaGACCATTCCAGGGGGACTGAAATGGGGTGAAACCATGGCAGGAGAAGTAGGGAGTCTTTAAGGCTTGACCCTCACTGGAATTCCAATCTTGATTGTGCCCTTTGTGcactattttaatatttaaaaaaattcttcaatTACGTAATTTTCAGTGGAAGGTTTTCTCTGATTTAAAATAGTATGTGGATGGTGTGCAATCAGGATCAGAACTGTGGGGGTCATCTGAAAGCCTCCCTATCTTCCCACCTTGGCTTTGCCCTCTTTCAGCCACCTCCCagtacagtgtttacaaaaaaaaaaaaatccccacaaAGCATAGGtctaagagagcgactaagatgattacggggctggggcaccttccttgtgaggaaaggctacggcatttgggcctcttcagcctagaaaagagacacctgaggggggacatgattgagacatacaaaattatgcaggggatggacagagtggatagggagatgctctttacactctcacataataccagaaccaggggacatccactaatattgagtgttgggcgggttaggacagacaaaagaaaatatttctttactcagcgtgtggtcggtctgtggaactccttgccacaggatgtggtgctggcgtctggcctagacgcctttaaaaggggattggacaagtttctggaggaaaaatccattacggggtacaagccatgatgtatatgcgcaacctcctgattttagaaatgggttatgtcagaatgccagatgcaagggagggcaccaggatgaggtctcttgttatctggtgtgctccctggggcatttggtgggccgctatgagatacaggaagctggactagatgggcctatggcctgatccagtggggctgttcttatgttctaggtcatgttatacatttgttttactATATGGTTTGAATTTTATTCTAAGGACAATCACAGTTTCATCTGTCCATAAGATGTCGTGGTTTTCATCTGAGTGCATTAGGAACACAGGAAATATCTTATACTGAGTCAACAATTAGTCTGTCTTGCCAACTATTGACTGCAccgattggcagtggctctccagagtttcaggtaCGAAACTTGCATGGTCCCATCTGGTAATGCCGGGGACTGAACCCTGAACCATTTGAATATAATGCATCTTCTCTGCCAGTGAACAGTCTAAAGCACCTCCCCTACAAAGCAATATACATAGGGGCTATATACAGAAAACAACTATTAAATCCTAGCCACAATTATGTACCTATTATGTGCCCTTAGTGCCTAATGATACCTACATAAGCCTCACCCATAAATTTTGGAAAGGTTGAAATTTTGGAAAACTCATTCCCATTTTTGTACCTTGCCACTCATAGTTTAGCCATAGTCTCCATTCTGCAATGAAATTTCACTGGCTACTAGCTGTGGCATTCCAGGGTCTCAGATAGAAGCCATCCCCAgacttacctggagatgccagagacatTTGCATGCCAATATGTGCTCTACAAATCAGCTATGGCCCCATCCATCTCACTTAAAGTGCTTTACTGCCATCCTTGCCTGTATTACAGAAGCTGAAGCAGAGGAACATGCTTGGCAACTGAACACTCAGGAATTGATCAAAAGAGCGGAGAAGGGGGAGTATGTCTGTAGAAAAGAGAAGTCAATCACAAACACCTAGACAGCGCTCACTATTGTAAACCAaggaaacaataataataataataataataataataataataataaaaactttatttttatcccgcccttctcccaaaaagggacccagggtggctaacaacatataaaacagattaaaacataatttcacaaacagataaaaacatattaaaaaacacattagcagaacccataaaaacagtagtcagaagagtcagaataaaagagcataaaacagcagttcttagaggaatcgggcctgtaaaaaagcaactaaaagatatataaaagatgttaaaaaggccataacgtcagaaggcttggttaaacaacaaggtcttcaggcctcgccaaaaggtctcaagagagggagccattctcaagtcaaggggaagggagttctacaacgttggtgccactactacaATCACACCGTTCCTAATATTAtctatattttttaattaattacacAACAAGAGACAGGAGGAGACAGAAGGAGAGACCATTACTGTATCCAGTAGGGAGGCAGAATAATGCTGGTGCTGAACCTTCCCAAAGTGGCAAAGGAACACAACAATGGTGAAGCACCAACAGGGAACATGGCTGATGTGCAACTGGGGTGATTGTTCTGTGGAGTTAAAAAGGAACCATTTTTCTTTGAAAACCTGTATTTTCACAAAGCTCTCTTGAACTTAATTGCTTTTTCTCACTTACCGTGTGTGGACTGACATCAAGCAAGAGGAAAATTGGTGGTATTCAAAGACAGCTCCCTCAGGCAATGTCATATTCTCTCAAGTATTCACAGTTTTCCAAGTGACCACCAAAGCAGCCTGaccaggaatgggggtgggggatgttagctttgtgttctgagggaagcagaaccacagcttacaagttggttcagggagttcagggagcaggtgtagattgctgagtcagcagaatcagcaggcacctgggacttccagcactgattggctaagctgactacataaggttagtctgctggagcttccagtgcagcagtaggggagttgttggagataactgaggaactgctgccagtgactgaggaggctggatactgtatgtatatgttattactgacttatggactgaacctttgactgtgtattgttggaaactgatttggatttgttatacttggactgattGCTCtatgtgctgactcttggactgtttactgactactctacttgtgatatcccttgttcaaatacatctgctgaaagtactctgctgtatttgctgtttttcttgcaacctgctcacattgggacaaagcagggaccAACACCAACCATCCTATACAAGATTTAACCTTaacaggggagggcagcaacagcggctgccaaatcctaacccctttcctggacctgatcccactTGCACCAGTTACTTAGATagcacatgtctgagtagacccctcctgCACTGCAGAGGTTTACCCACAGGTACCCAGAGTTTCTTCCTCCACAACTGTCCTCCCAGTGGATGCAGCgatggccattttggtgccactgcatcagcagggtggggaggggggagaataggattgggctctaagaaaacTAACTTTAGTAAGCCAAAGTATGCAAAGACCATCAACTGGTGGCTCAGGAATGTGTCATACTACATATGATTATACTAAGTGCTAATATGATTAGGAGAAAAATGCCAGTAATATTTGTAGGCatctgcaggtgcagctgtgagcATTTGGGAGAAGGTATGCAGTTACCACCCCAATAGCCCTAGTTCATCATCCCAAAAATATTCATTTCTCAAAATTAAAAATTCAGGAATTCAGAAAAAACATTgggatgagaacataagaactgccttgCTCAGTCAGACCAAGATTCATCTTGTGCAGGATCCTTTCTTCAACAGCAATCAGgaagtgcctctgggaagcacTCAGAAGTGACTGCATTCTGTTTGTCCCCAGCATGCAATATAGCTGGGTTACTGCCTCTGTACAAGAAGGTTTTACGGAGGTATCAAGGCTAATAACTACTATACTGTAAGTAAGACCTCTCCTTTATGTTACCGAATCCTATTATCATACATTTCTATTGTCCCTCAGTTATTAGTGTATTATTGATTTCATGACAGGTTGGGTATTTGACTGAATATAATAGCTTATgggtagaggtgcttgaaaacagtgttatttattttactaggaagtaagcctgccgtgttcagtaagacttagggcgcaatcctagaatgcactttggctagcgcaagtcccttgcactggactgggagggtcgcaaacgtgccgtaaagcacgtttgtgcctcctcaggaagaAGCCAGGCCGATGCTcaaagaagcgctggcctgtagaggccgatgcaagcctctACACCAGCTTCCTCCTTGGAAGTTGTGTTGGCCtggttgggcggggggggggggagtagcagggggaggtgttcctgggcgggcagacagtgggcggccccaggggtgggcaggcagggagtgggaggctgggctgggatccggcagttatgccagatcctaacccctgttcccagggagaacggagcagcttcaagtcgctccactctccttggacttgtgccacctcaagaggtggcacaactctgaggagatccattggggccagcagcccttacctgaaggtaagggaaaatgtttccccttacctctgactgagctgcttatggccactatcctgctctggatacagtgcaagcctcctggcttgcctgttccagtgcaggataggattgcgccccgtaggctgtaatcctaaattcaccagaaacaaaaacctctccttatggggggaaaaatatacTGGATGTCTCTCAAGCAAAGACGTAAGAATCTTGCCAGTGCAGCAAGTGAACCTCAACTAGAACTTATCGCTGTCTCTGTTTTGATGCAAGATTGCTGGGGGTTTTGAGGCAAGACCCTGCACTGGGACCCCCATAGCACGATCTGATCAGGCACCAATATGGGTTCAAGGGCTGACCTGGACAGGTGTGTGCAGGACTTTGGCCAGTGCCTTACTTGGTGGAACCTCAATGCCACACCTGAACTGGCCTTCACATGTTTTCTCTGAAGCTGAGGTCGGAATGAATTTGGATGGAGGAGATGGGAAGGGCAAAATAGGGCACTAGATTTGATGACACAGATAGATACCTAAGTGGTAGAGCAGGGGATCAGACTCTACCCTACCACATGGAAGGGAGGGAGTAGGAATAGGAAAAGTTTTGTAAGAGACATTCCTTCAAGGTTTAACAAGCCACAGGAAAACATAGGATGGGCAAAGAGGCTACAAGCATCATGATTGGCTCATGAACAGAAAGGAAGTCCGTGTTTCACCGAATGCCAAATGTATGAAGCTGGTCTTGACTTGATGCTGCATTGATTTTGCACTATAGCACCTCCCTGCCGtttcagtacagtacagtatctTTCAGTGTGAATAAAAGTGACAGGTTACCAAGAGAGTTCATTGGAACATGTAGATACAAACACTGAGTtaatctgttggcatcctttagtcttggaagactatggtatcgcgctctgaatggtggctctggaaccgtgtcctctccagtatgcgaagcctgggtaaagtaggtatggaggataggctgttacccatgcagcaaatccccccctccacgtcactgaaatggtccaatggaaaggcagaggccaatacggttggttccagcggcgtcgcaggagttgccagaacgtgactgtgttcagccatgaactgcctcagggactacggctcctgattttgcctcgaggttgactcctgaagccttttccttaactggatgtagccacaaggcagtagaggtttgggatcagagttttccttctctcagatgagctgccttcccaggctgacgagccccatctacctggtggctgtttagtcgcctcttacgacaagtacagccaaactgagggcctattcttatccccagcccccaggggagttaATCACTCACTTACTAATTGCCACTTAGTAGAGAGTCAGCTGTGTACACTCCTACACATCATTTACATGCAGGCACATTAATTCAGAACCTCCTTGGTGGAGTGAAAATGGCCTGTACCTTGTGCCCTTGAAACAGGTAACAATTATCTTTTACTTCTCACATGGTTTGATCTCTTTCTGAATGGCATCCTTCCCAAGCCCAAGAATGTTGTCAACCATTATTCTGATAAAACCCAAAGTAGTACTTGCCATCCACATTTTCTTCCAATACACAGATCTCAAAAGCATCCCTAAAAGATATACAGAATAGATGCTGCAAAGTGTCACATCTTTGCAATGACagatttttaaatgaatgttATTTTGGgggcaaaaaaggaaaagaaagagaccCTCGCACACAGCTCATCCAAAAGCTGACAAGTCCTAACAAGGCTCATTTTCCAGGGACAAAAATAACTACTTTTTTTCAAAATTCACAGCAGGGTCTTCGCCTACACACACTGCACCAAGTAAAACCTGTAGGGAGAAAATGTAAAATGCATTGTGTAAATGTGACTCACATTGGAAATGGCTTTTAGAGCCATTTACCCTTTCTTCTTGACCTGCCTGTGGCAAGTACAGGACACAGGCAGTTTCTACAAAATAGTCATAACTGAAAGGAAGTGAAGGATTGGCCAGACTCATTTCGCCTGAATGGTCCAATGTCTTATTTCTGTCTTTCAGAAAGAACACGTCACCCTATAGCTAGTAAGGTGGAGAGAAAGACTCTGTGAGAAAGGAAGAGCACCTTACAGTCATCCAAGTTAGAAGAAATTAAAGCACCTGCATTTTGTAGTCTACCAAAGAGGTGTTCAAGCTGAGACTCCCAAAGGCAATTTTTGTGCACCTTCTGAACCCTGTAGCTGGTATCACTTCAAGGTGGCACATCAAGAGCTAAATGGAAAGCAGACCTCAGCAAGGAGGAAATGGAGGCGATCTTGTAAAATTTGATCAGCAGCAGGCTTCTAAGGGCCAACTCCCAAATTGTGATTGCCAATAAAAAAGAGGCTTCTGTCGCAAGTCATTCCTGTGTTTGAACATGTAGCATAGAAAGGATAACTACATATTGCTAGGCAGGTAAAGGTGTGCTTCTTTACACAATTGGGGTTCAGGGGATCGAATGACCCGATGAAGCAAGGAACTGCAGGATATTTCAGCCATATCACATCTCTTTTGGTGCATTTGAAAgacactttattttaatatagaattGGGAAATGTACCCCTCAGAAACAACCCCACTATTGTGTGTATGGCTCACTTATTCCTGGGAGAAACAGGCAAGTTAACAGCTCCTGGTTTTTCCAGGGGGGCTGGCTCCCTTTCAGCTGACTGCAGCCTTGGATTCATCCAGTGAAATGTGTAAAAAtgtagcagcgcaatcctatgcgtgtctatacAGAAGTCAGTTCTGttgttttcaatggggtttactcccaggaaatttgtACCTGTAAATGATGGCAGCCTAAGAATTACCTCTCTTGATGTAGTTTAGCATGTAACTTGGGCCTGGGAAAACTTGCTATCAATCAATTATGGCCATTCCCTATTTGTCTTCAGCGCCTGGTACTCTGCTTCTGACTGTGGAGGCTTCACATAGCTGTCATCACTAAGAGCCATTAATAGCCTCATCCATCTTGAACTTGTCtgatactttaaaaaaagcaGTCTTAGCTAGTAGTCATCACCACACTCTGTAGGAATCAATGCCATAAGTTAATTATGCACTCCAGGAAGAACTTCAAGCAGCTACTCCCCAAGCAGAGCAGTATCTTTCTTTTAACTCTTCCTGATCTAATTCTGCGCATGACATGCGTTATTCCCCATGGGAAGTTGTTTCGTTTTAAACGCAAGTTGACTTTTGGAAGGAACTTCAGTGATGCATCCTTGAACTCCAGTATAGGAATCAGAGAGACACATGCAAAATGCTCAAGACCCACTCAGAGACAAGACCCGTATGGCAAGAGTAGCTCTGCAAGACCAGTGACATCCTTTCAGAACCATTATGAAAGAGGGTGTGTGTGCAGAGGTGGCTGAGTAAATAGATGTACAAGCTTTTCCCTCTACATATATGAACAGATACAAGATACATGGATCAGTATGTAAACATTTGCTCAACAGTTAAAAATAATCTGCAAATCTTTGGCACTGCCTGTAGCCCGTGCAACACTCGCTCGCCTCTTAGTGTTGTCCCTGCCCACATTGACAAGATGTTTGCATTATGTATATTTAGGATAAAATGTTCACACCGTTCAGGTTTGTGTTCTACTTCTGATGAAAATAACTCTCCTAGCTCTTCTGTGCTGTCACCCACATGCTCCAAAGttatcaggaggaaaaaaaaaacttcagcctTGAGGGAGGAGAGAACCCATAGATTCTTTCCCAAAGTCAAAAAATATTACATAATCTCAATTATTTATGTTCAGGATTTCCGAAGGCAACAGCAAACACAGAGCTCTTCTTCGTATGTAGACATTCTGAAATGCCTTTTGTTTAGGCACAGGTATTATGGAGTTGATTGTCACTGTGTACGCAGAACCTTGGCCAAAgtgaagactccccccccccccatgacctgCACAAAGATTTCCCCTGTATTGTACCTTGTTGTAATGCATGTTGTACATAAATTTTGATGAATCTTGCTAATCATGGACTGCCCCCCTTTTTAAAACAAGGACTGTGAAAGGAGGGACTATCTCCATTATCTGTGCAGCAGGTTCTCCAAGGTTGGAAACAGGTACTGCAGTATTTCCTAGCATACACTTGTAACTCCCCCATTGCTTCTAGGTCTGCCTGTgtctcttttcccccttttttactGTTGTTTAGAGCTGCACCTTTCAGAGGTTGCGTTTGGCAGCATCCACACTCCACCCCCACCCGCCATCATATACGGTTGGACATCAGCCTGGTGTTCAGCTTCCGGAAGAAGGAGCGTAGCTTGCAGATCTTgcacttcttcttcttcctgtttttatttttcagcttTCCGTGTCCTCCTTCCCACACATCTTCCTCTTCAGTAGCCCAGGGCCCCCAGGCACCCCCATTGAAGTCAGGGTGAGCGCGAGGGTTCTCTGCTGGATATCTCACAGGAATGGCAGTCTGGTTGTAGTGGACAAGTCTAACAAGGAGAGCTCTGACGACATCAGGCCGTTGGTCTGACAGGTCATAGCGCTCATAGGGGTCCGCAGTGATGTTGAAGAGCCAGACAGATTTGCGCACGCCGTCTGTCAGCCGCTCAAGATTCCACCAGCtccctggaaagttggtcagggtCTGTGGTGGAATCCAGTCACTGTAACCGGGGTCTCCAGTTAGCAGTTTCCAGTCTCCTACTCTCACTGAGGCCTGTACTGCTGTATTCCAAATGCCAAAGCCATGGTCCAAAGAGCCATATTTGGCATGGTTATAAAGGGGATCAATATTATGCAGGATTTCTGTGCGGGGAGACTCTTTGCCCTCACTGATAGCTGACCACACATTATACCCATCCAATTTATCTGTTTCAGACAGGTTGCCCCCAGCCAAAGTCACTAGAGTGGGATACCAATCAGTTATGTGAATTAGTGCCCTGCTGATTCTCCGCCTGCGTTTAATCAGCGGACTGTGGACGAACCCAATGCCACGAACTCCCCCTTCCCAGTAGGTTCCCTTGCGGCCTCGCAGAGGCCAGTTGCTCCCTCCAGAAAATGTCTGCCCACCATTGTCCGTGGAGAATACAATCACACTGTTGTCGTAGTAACCATACTTTTTGAGTGCCCATGTGATGTTCTTCACAGCTTCATCCATGCATGTGACCATGGCAGCATACTTGCGGCGCGCAACATTGCCCATGGAGCGATAGCGGTAGATGTACTCCTTAGGGGACTgtaatggggtgtgcacagccTGGAATGCTACATAGATAAAGATGGGCTCCTTGGGATTATGGGTAGCCAGAATTTTGCTGACGCGCTGAGCGTAGAGGAACGTAGAATACTTGCCACTCTGTTCCCAGGCCACATTTTCTCCATCATGAAGATCATAGCCACACACACCGGGCCCATCGCAATTGTCATATGTGTAATAATCCACATTTCCAGTCAGGGAACCCAGAAAGGTGTCAAAGCCCCTACGGGTGGGGAGGCATTCTTTTCTGTAGAACCCCAGGTGCCACTTGCCTACCATGTGAGTGGAATAGCCAGCTTCCTGCAGCTTCTGGGGAAGAGTCACCTGGTTTAACGGCAGGCAGTTGGGCTGTCGGGGACGGATGATGGAGTGCTGAAGGCCCGTGTGTATTTGGTACCTAGGTAGAGAGAAAAGGAAGGCAACAAGCAGTGATTAATTACAACATCTCGGTTTCCTATAGGTTGTCAGCCCTCCAAGATTGTCCTGAAATCTCCAGGAATCAATCTTAAATCTCCAGGGCActactactgaaagcaatcctggaggaCCTCTCGGAACTTCCAATATTATATCCTGTTGGGGAGGGCAataatctccaggaatagcttctgtCAGAGTGGGCAACTCTAGTTCCCCACCAGAACTATACTGTGTGTACCTGAGGGATAAATTCTCCTACAGGGTCTTAGCTAtgcttttgcatttttctttaaagATTGCAGAACTGTACACTCAACAGTTTCAGGCCACAGGCAGACATATAAGAGGGATCACAATAGCATGTTTTTCATAGTGCATCTGAAGCCAATCTCACTGCAATTCAAGCTTCACTTCTGGACCTTCACGGCAATCTCTCCAAAGATTCCAGCCATGAGATGATTCAACtttttggggcttttcagtctagaaaagaggtgactgaggggggacatgattgtgacatacaaaattatgcaggggatggacagagtggatagagggacactcttttccctctcacataacaacaggaccaggggacatccactaaagttgagtgttgaaaagttaggacagacagaagaaaatattaattacatgctgggtaaagaagtctgtggaactccttgccacaggaagtagtgatggcatcttgcctagatgcctttaaggggattggacaaatttttggaggaaaatttcctccatcatgggttacaagtcatagtaagtatgtgcaaactcttggttttagaggcaggctacctctgattgccagatgtaggggagggcaccaggatgcaggttgtgtctgttgtcttgtgtgctccctgaagcatttggtgggccactgtgagatacaggaagctggactagatgggcctttggcctgatccagcagggctcttcttattcttacgttcttaacttaGAGATGTCTCCTGCTCAGCCGTTATTCTTACGTTATTCTtattcttacgttcttaacttaGAGATGTCTCCTGCTGAGTAGCCTAGCTCAGTTGGAAAGACAGGAGCAACTACCTCAAGTGCATCTTGGATAGAAGATGAGCATGAGATTAAATGTTTGCTGTTACAACATTatctaatattttattttcagatcaGACTCATTACATATTTTCAGGATGGCAAATGAAAAGTCTTATATCAGGTTCCCAGCACAGGCTTAGTTATCTTTCCCATCTCACTCACTCAACCTCCAGCCTGACACAGTAAAGAACATCAAGCCACTGAATACTGTTGGCAACAGGAAACAATCCAAAGTGTGCAGTTATAGCCAGCCAGCTACAGCCACTATTTTTTTACACCATAGCTTCCAAAACACTCACTGTAGAGCTTCAATCATCAGCTGGCATCTTTCTGAACTTGGAATTTCAGCACCTTCAAGATACACCATCATTCTTGTCTTAATAcagatttttttacttaccagatGGGTCAGTCCTGCAGCAATTCATGTTTTAAATAGGAACATCTTTTTAGGATAGTCTTTTGGAAACATGAATTTAGGGATTTAGGGCCAAATTTCTGAGCTCTGCACATCCCCAAATGTGTGACTAGTCAGGAGGAAGAGCCGGTTTGTGCAGCCCTTAACCATGATGCAATCCCATTGATGTCCATTGTGTTATCCATGCTAGAGATGTCACTGTGCTTCTTGTTTTTTGTGGCAACAAAGAATCCTGGGGGCATCTTAATGATCAATACACTTATTGTGCATTCATGAGCAAGAGCCCATTTCATGAGATGCAGGAAAGAGGCTCTAGTTCACAAAAAGCTTAttccacaataaatctgttggtCTTTATGGTGCCTTAGAGTTCCCTGCATTCCTTTTACCCCACTTCTAATACTTATGCCTGTGGAATAATTCCATAGTAATCCATGCTAATTTTTGCATTGTTACCATATTGAAAATGGAGATGGAAAAGTCAGATTCAGCTGAAGAGTAAAACTATTTTAGCTATTGAGAaaagcaaggagagagagagagagagagagagagagagatcttgtgtTTCCTAGAGACCTGTTGCATGCAtgctcacagacagctcaggacgGTTTCTTCCTGCTAATTGTTCTGTGCATGAGTCCAAGTACTCTTAAGTATTCTTATTGTGCTCTGCAAGGCACTCCAGCCAGACACAACAAGGATTTCCTGCTTCCTTGGTACAACCAAATTGTCCAATCTCATTAAAGTAAGCAGAGTTGACAACAAACTCTGGAGGTGTGGTAGCCCGCTTCCTAAGATGAAGTCATTATGACTCACGTAGTCGGCTATTCTATTAATCATGTCACCAGGCATTGAAGTGCATCTTTTTCCCCAGTTGT is a window from the Tiliqua scincoides isolate rTilSci1 chromosome 2, rTilSci1.hap2, whole genome shotgun sequence genome containing:
- the ARSI gene encoding arylsulfatase I, which codes for MAVSALTGFSLVSLLSFGYLSWDWMKPSLVADVPGGEAAGKPAPPALSRPPHVVFILTDDQGYHDVGYHGSDIQTPTLDRLAAEGVKLENYYIQPICTPSRSQLITGRYQIHTGLQHSIIRPRQPNCLPLNQVTLPQKLQEAGYSTHMVGKWHLGFYRKECLPTRRGFDTFLGSLTGNVDYYTYDNCDGPGVCGYDLHDGENVAWEQSGKYSTFLYAQRVSKILATHNPKEPIFIYVAFQAVHTPLQSPKEYIYRYRSMGNVARRKYAAMVTCMDEAVKNITWALKKYGYYDNSVIVFSTDNGGQTFSGGSNWPLRGRKGTYWEGGVRGIGFVHSPLIKRRRRISRALIHITDWYPTLVTLAGGNLSETDKLDGYNVWSAISEGKESPRTEILHNIDPLYNHAKYGSLDHGFGIWNTAVQASVRVGDWKLLTGDPGYSDWIPPQTLTNFPGSWWNLERLTDGVRKSVWLFNITADPYERYDLSDQRPDVVRALLVRLVHYNQTAIPVRYPAENPRAHPDFNGGAWGPWATEEEDVWEGGHGKLKNKNRKKKKCKICKLRSFFRKLNTRLMSNRI